One genomic region from Phycodurus eques isolate BA_2022a chromosome 16, UOR_Pequ_1.1, whole genome shotgun sequence encodes:
- the lgals2a gene encoding lectin, galactoside-binding, soluble, 2a produces MAGMVIKNMSFKVGQTMTIVGKALPDATNFALNIGPNEKDITMHINPRFNAHGDENAVVCNSYQEGKWCEEHREGGFPFHQGEEFKIIIVFTPTEFQVTLSDGSQIHFPNRMGTEKYSFISFTGDVRVINFEIK; encoded by the exons ATGGCC GGAATGGTTATAAAGAACATGTCCTTCAAGGTTGGGCAAACTATGACTATTGTTGGAAAGGCTCTGCCTGATGCTACTAA TTTTGCACTAAACATTGGCCCAAATGAGAAGGACATCACCATGCATATCAACCCACGTTTCAATGCGCACGGAGATGAGAACGCAGTGGTTTGCAACTCTTACCAGGAAGGCAAATGGTGTGAGGAGCATCGTGAGGGAGGTTTCCCATTCCACCAGGGAGAAGAGTTTAAG ATCATCATTGTGTTCACTCCCACGGAATTCCAGGTCACTCTGTCGGATGGCtctcaaatccattttcccaaCCGTATGGGCACAGAAAAATACTCTTTCATCAGCTTCACTGGAGATGTTCGTGTCATCAACTTCGAGATTAAATAA